The Christensenella timonensis DNA segment TTGTTCGTTGCCCATGCAGATGTTTTCCCACACCGTCATGTCGTTCACAAGGCTTAAATTCTGATGCGCCATGGCGATGCCGATCTTAAGCGCCTGCTTTGTGGAATGGATCGTCACGGGCTTCCCTTCAAAGAGGATCTCCCCGCTGTCCGCGCAGTAAAGGCCCGAAATCACGCGGGACAGCGTTGTCTTTCCCGAACCGTTGGCCCCGAGCAGCCCGCATACCGTACCTTGCTCGATCTTTATGCTGGCTTCGCTTAAGGCGACCACGCCCCCGAAATGCTTGCTGATCCCTTTCACCTCTAATGTGTTCATGTCATACCCTCCATGCCTGCATCCTCCGGCATTTTTACTTGCTGAATAAAGCGTCCAGGTCTTCTTCGCCCATCCATTCGTCCGGATAATAAGAGTCCGGGCGGCCTTCTGTTTCTACATACTGTGTATAGAATTCGTCAAAATTGTTTTCGTCCACTTTGACCGAAACATCGTACAGATAGGTATTCCCATCTACCCATTCGCCCTGGAATTCCTTGCCCTGTGCGATACGCACCGCAAAGCCGAGCGCCGTCGCGCCGATTCCCGGCGGGTTTACAAGGCCAAAGGATACAAAATCCGGATGTTCGTCGCGGATCGTTTTCCATTCCTTCAGCCCCGCGACCTGCGTCTCCCCTGTGGATACGATATCGTCCAGTTTGTTTGCGGATTTCATAGCATTGTAGATCCCTACCGCCATACCGTCCATGGAAAGGATGCCCTTGAGGTTCGGGTTAGTGGCAATGAGCTGCGAAGCGGCTTTCTGTCCGCCCGGGTTGTCCCAGTTTCCTACTGCCGTTCCCACGATCTTGATATCGGGATACTGTGCGAGCGCGTCTTTCCAGCCGGCAACGCGCTGGTCGTTTGCGGGCATGCCCGGCGTTCCCTCGATGTACGCGACTTCGCCTTCTTTGCCGATCGCATTCGCCAGCCAGTCGGCATACTGGTATCCCCAGGTATAGTGGTCGATCGTTACATTGTGTACCCCTTCTGCGGAGATCGCCTGGTCAAAAGCAACGACCGTAACGCCTTTTGCAACCGCTTCTTCCGCCACTTCGTTGAGGCCGTCCGCGGAGATAGGGTTGATGAGCAGTACGTCGATGCCATCGTTCACCATGTTACGGATCTGTGCGATCTGTGCGTTCGTATCCGTTCCGGCATGCTGTACGATGAGGTCTCCTTCTACCCAGCCTTTGCCTTTGTAGTTTTCAAACACACGCAACACATCGTCGATCATCTGTGCGCGCCATGGATACATGAACGTGTTTGAAAGGCCTACTTTAAGCGGCTTTACCTGTGCGCCTTCCGCCGGTGCGGAAGCTTCTTCACCGGCAGCGCCCGATTCGGACGCTGCCGCGGACTCGCTTGCCGCGGGCACATCGGACGCGGATTGCTGTGCCGGAGCAGGTGCGCATGCCACAGCGACCATGGCCACTGCCAGCAACATGACTACTGCAAATGTAATTTTTTTCATTTTCTTTCCTCTCTTCTTCTTTATGTTTTATTGATTTTGGAATGTCTATTCCAAACTGTTGTACCATTGCGTGATGTGTTCTTTTAGCTGCATTATGTTGGGGCTTTCCCCGTGCATGATGTAATAGCTGGACATGGCATTGCCATAGACATTGCATACATCGCTCGGTGCGCCGCACAGCCTTCCCAGCGCATACCCTGCATTGAAATTATCGCCCGCGCCGGTCAGCAGCTTGGGCGCTTCGTTGAATTGCGTGGGCAGGGAATATATCTTATGGCCGATGCAGGAATGGCAATCTTTGCAGCTGTGCAGCACGATACCTGCGACAGCGATCTCGTTCCCCAGTCTCCCGCACAACTGCCTGTAATCGGAAATTTCCTCCGAAAAGAGCATCTTTCCCACTTCCATCGCTTCGTTTTCATTGAGGCTCAATACCACCGTTCTCACGGTAGCCAGCTGCTCCAGAATCCCGAGCATCTCGCGGATATCCGCTTTTGAGCGGCGCGAACAGTCCGCCAGATCCACAAAAATTTCTTTGGACTTATCGGGCGTTTGCGCAAGATAGGCGTACAATTTTTCCCAAAGGCAGGAAGCATATTCGAGCTCGCTCCAATTGACGAGCGCCAGCATATCGGCGTCTGCAAATACGGTTTCCAGTTTTTCCTCGCCGATACATGCAACGATCTGTGCCCATGCGTCGTGCTCCATCTTTACATTGGGGGAAAGCATTACCTTCCCGTCTTTAAATTCCAGCGACATGGCGATCGCGTTGTTCCCATAGCTGTACAGCTCGCACTTTTCGCGCATCCCGTCGAACACTTCATTGATTTGGTTTTTCCCGAACAGGCCGATCACCGATGTATTCACGCCGCATTCGCTGACCGCGTTTGCAAAAATCGCGCAGTTCCCACCGGGTTTGCGGATGCTTTCATCGAGCTCGATGCTGCAGCTTACCCCGCTTTTGGAGGAAAGGTAATCGCCAAACTCCGCCATCGTTTCAAAAAATTCCACCGTTTCCCGGTCTTTTTTGCGTACCGCCCTGCAGATGGAATCCGAGCAGCCGTCAAACCCGAGGGTGATCGTTTTTTGGTTTGGTTGCGCATATTCTAAATTTTGAATTGCTTGTTCCAACAGGTTTTTCATATGAAGTAGTTCCTTAAACGATTTTTTTTGCGGCTGCTTTGTCGAAATAGAATGTGATGTCCGCATGGCCGCGGATGAGCGTTACCGGGCAATCCTCTGTTTTTTCGCCCCTGACCGCCTGCTCCACGATATCGGCCTTGTGCTCTCCGAACGCCATGACGATCACCTTTTTCGCCTGCATGATCTGCGGAATGCCGATCGTGATGCCCGAAGTGAGCGCATAGTCCTTATCGAAATATTTGGCGCCTACCGTTTTGCTCGTCTGGCTTAAAGGTACAACGCGGATGCCGTCCGTTTCTTTTGTGCCCGGCTCGTTGAAGCCGATGTGCCCGTTCATGCCGATGCCGAGCAGGATAACGTCGATCGCCCCGCCGTTTTGTTCAATGAATTGCGCCGCGCCGTTGCATTCCTTTTTGAGGTCTTCGCTTTGCCCATCAAAGAAGAACATCCGCTCGCCACGCTCGATTTTGAGTGGCTTTAAAAAATATTTGGATACGTCGTGGATGCAGCTGCCCGGGTCGCCTATGCCGAGGCCGACCCATTCGTCGAGGGAAAGGAAGCGGAAAGAATCCGCAGGATATTTATTTTCCTGTGCATCGCTCACCAGCCGCTTCATGACCCGAACGGGGGAATGTCCCGCGCACAGGCACATCAGGGCGTCCTCTTTTTCCCTGACCACATTTTCGATTTCCCCTGCGATTGCCGCGGAGAGCTTCTTTTCGTTTTCTACGATTTGAATGTTCATATTATCTTATTGCCTCCTAT contains these protein-coding regions:
- a CDS encoding substrate-binding domain-containing protein, which gives rise to MKKITFAVVMLLAVAMVAVACAPAPAQQSASDVPAASESAAASESGAAGEEASAPAEGAQVKPLKVGLSNTFMYPWRAQMIDDVLRVFENYKGKGWVEGDLIVQHAGTDTNAQIAQIRNMVNDGIDVLLINPISADGLNEVAEEAVAKGVTVVAFDQAISAEGVHNVTIDHYTWGYQYADWLANAIGKEGEVAYIEGTPGMPANDQRVAGWKDALAQYPDIKIVGTAVGNWDNPGGQKAASQLIATNPNLKGILSMDGMAVGIYNAMKSANKLDDIVSTGETQVAGLKEWKTIRDEHPDFVSFGLVNPPGIGATALGFAVRIAQGKEFQGEWVDGNTYLYDVSVKVDENNFDEFYTQYVETEGRPDSYYPDEWMGEEDLDALFSK
- a CDS encoding carbohydrate kinase family protein yields the protein MKNLLEQAIQNLEYAQPNQKTITLGFDGCSDSICRAVRKKDRETVEFFETMAEFGDYLSSKSGVSCSIELDESIRKPGGNCAIFANAVSECGVNTSVIGLFGKNQINEVFDGMREKCELYSYGNNAIAMSLEFKDGKVMLSPNVKMEHDAWAQIVACIGEEKLETVFADADMLALVNWSELEYASCLWEKLYAYLAQTPDKSKEIFVDLADCSRRSKADIREMLGILEQLATVRTVVLSLNENEAMEVGKMLFSEEISDYRQLCGRLGNEIAVAGIVLHSCKDCHSCIGHKIYSLPTQFNEAPKLLTGAGDNFNAGYALGRLCGAPSDVCNVYGNAMSSYYIMHGESPNIMQLKEHITQWYNSLE
- a CDS encoding 6-phosphogluconolactonase, whose product is MNIQIVENEKKLSAAIAGEIENVVREKEDALMCLCAGHSPVRVMKRLVSDAQENKYPADSFRFLSLDEWVGLGIGDPGSCIHDVSKYFLKPLKIERGERMFFFDGQSEDLKKECNGAAQFIEQNGGAIDVILLGIGMNGHIGFNEPGTKETDGIRVVPLSQTSKTVGAKYFDKDYALTSGITIGIPQIMQAKKVIVMAFGEHKADIVEQAVRGEKTEDCPVTLIRGHADITFYFDKAAAKKIV